The Saccharopolyspora gloriosae genome has a segment encoding these proteins:
- a CDS encoding sorbosone dehydrogenase family protein, translating into MAASPRTFRPGRRPRARAAGVLLAVGAFAVGGCAQFPNEHPNAWQDQPSLEPQAGPQPSIEQPAPPPPPPGRPSEQPPPVPAGCVDPDPAVVATCLDPVGAITVLPDGKGALVGERATGRILRVQQDAEPVEIARVPVDSSAGGGLTGLALSPSYQEDELIYAYASVDGENQVLRVAPKDTPKPVLAGIPKGGSGNSGALLDDGRGALLVATGDAGDRSNATDPASLAGKVLRIDGFGAAAAGNPDPASRVVASGVSDPGGLCGAINTGGYWLTDRADSRDSLHRLEFGAELGAPAWSWPDRPGVSGCAAGPNSVVVALTDAAALYTLNPGPDGTFTGQPSKVMERTYGRFSAAASGPDGQLWLGTANKSGGAPVPSDDRAIRIEPPSGESGKD; encoded by the coding sequence GTGGCAGCCTCCCCGCGCACCTTCCGCCCCGGTCGCCGTCCTCGCGCGCGAGCGGCGGGAGTGCTGCTGGCCGTGGGCGCCTTCGCGGTCGGCGGCTGCGCCCAGTTCCCGAACGAGCATCCGAACGCCTGGCAGGACCAGCCTTCGCTGGAACCGCAGGCCGGGCCGCAGCCGTCCATCGAGCAACCCGCGCCTCCCCCACCTCCGCCCGGCCGGCCGAGCGAACAGCCTCCGCCGGTGCCCGCCGGTTGCGTCGACCCGGACCCGGCAGTGGTCGCGACCTGCCTCGACCCGGTGGGCGCGATCACCGTGCTGCCGGACGGGAAGGGAGCGTTGGTGGGCGAACGCGCCACCGGCCGGATCCTGCGGGTGCAGCAGGACGCCGAACCGGTCGAGATCGCCCGGGTGCCGGTCGACTCGTCGGCGGGCGGCGGGCTCACCGGGCTCGCGCTGTCGCCGAGCTACCAGGAAGACGAATTGATCTACGCCTACGCGAGCGTGGACGGCGAGAACCAGGTGTTGCGGGTGGCGCCGAAAGACACCCCGAAACCGGTCCTAGCCGGCATCCCGAAGGGCGGCTCCGGCAACTCCGGCGCGCTGCTCGACGACGGCCGGGGTGCGCTGCTGGTCGCCACCGGCGACGCGGGTGACCGGTCGAACGCGACCGATCCCGCGTCATTGGCGGGAAAGGTGCTGCGCATCGACGGGTTCGGCGCCGCGGCGGCGGGCAATCCCGACCCGGCTTCGCGAGTGGTGGCCTCCGGGGTGTCGGATCCCGGCGGGTTGTGCGGGGCGATCAACACCGGCGGCTACTGGCTCACCGACCGCGCCGATTCCCGGGATTCGCTGCACCGGCTGGAGTTCGGCGCGGAGCTGGGTGCACCGGCGTGGAGCTGGCCGGACCGGCCCGGAGTGTCCGGTTGCGCGGCAGGCCCCAACTCGGTCGTCGTGGCGTTGACGGACGCGGCGGCGCTGTACACGCTCAACCCCGGCCCGGACGGCACGTTCACCGGCCAACCGTCCAAGGTCATGGAACGCACCTACGGACGTTTCTCCGCTGCCGCCAGCGGCCCCGACGGCCAGCTGTGGCTGGGAACCGCGAACAAGTCCGGTGGCGCCCCCGTCCCCAGCGACGACCGCGCGATCCGCATCGAACCCCCATCGGGCGAAAGCGGCAAGGACTGA
- a CDS encoding DoxX family protein, with amino-acid sequence MSIHDDRPSGAGGNGDRAQRGGKMSADGPTGTQGLGVRDYDYYDDAAYGDDEATSVVDRRDDFYEESDTRKPFGWNAGADLGLLALRLVIGGIFAAHGAQKLFGVLGGTGPEAFAQSLAKSGFEQSAVLSLVTGGTELGAGALLVLGLFTPLAAAGIVGVMASAIVSMKLPGPFFDQEGGYEYLVVLIAAALCLMFAGPGRVALDNGRSWFRHPLVSGFISLVIAAGSSAAVLILLRS; translated from the coding sequence GTGAGCATTCACGACGATCGCCCGAGCGGCGCGGGCGGAAACGGCGACCGCGCGCAACGTGGCGGAAAAATGTCCGCCGACGGGCCTACGGGAACTCAGGGCCTCGGCGTTCGGGACTACGACTACTACGACGATGCCGCCTACGGCGATGACGAGGCGACCTCGGTGGTCGATCGCCGGGACGACTTCTACGAAGAATCGGACACGCGGAAACCATTCGGCTGGAACGCCGGAGCCGACCTCGGGCTCTTGGCGTTGCGTCTGGTGATCGGCGGGATCTTCGCCGCCCACGGTGCGCAGAAACTGTTCGGCGTGCTCGGCGGCACCGGCCCGGAGGCCTTCGCGCAATCCCTGGCGAAGTCCGGGTTCGAGCAGAGCGCGGTGCTGTCGTTGGTCACCGGCGGAACCGAGCTCGGCGCGGGCGCGCTGCTGGTGCTCGGCCTGTTCACCCCGCTGGCGGCCGCAGGCATCGTCGGTGTGATGGCCAGCGCCATCGTGTCGATGAAGCTGCCCGGCCCGTTCTTCGACCAGGAAGGCGGCTACGAGTACCTCGTGGTGCTGATCGCCGCCGCGCTGTGCCTGATGTTCGCGGGTCCCGGACGGGTCGCGTTGGACAACGGCCGTTCCTGGTTCCGGCACCCGCTGGTCAGCGGATTCATCAGCCTGGTGATCGCGGCGGGTTCCTCGGCCGCGGTGCTGATCCTGCTGCGTTCCTGA
- the ilvD gene encoding dihydroxy-acid dehydratase — protein sequence MPQLRSRTTTHGRNAAGARSLWRATGMTDDDFGKPIVAIANSYTQFVPGHVHLRDLGDVVAEKIREEGGVPREFHTIAVDDGIAMGHSGMLYSLPSRELIADSVEYMVNAHQADALVCISNCDKITPGMLNAAMRLNVPTVFVSGGPMEAGKAVVVEGVAQAPTDLITTISASANAAVDEDGLSEVERSACPTCGSCSGMFTANSMNCLTEALGLALPGNGSTLATHALRRELFEDAGRTVVRISKRWYQEDDDSVLPRSVANKKAFENAMALDMAMGGSTNTVLHTLAAAREGEIDFELEDIERISRQVPCLSKVAPNSDYHMEDVHRAGGISAIMGELDRAGLLHRDVSSVHSGSLTEWLSSWDVRGESPSQQALDLFHAAPGGVRTTQAFSTENVWSSLDTDAADGCIRDFEHAYTADGGLAVLRGNLAEDGAVVKTAGVEEELWHFQGPARVLESQEQAVAAILQKQIEPGDVLVIRYEGPAGGPGMQEMLHPTAFLKGSGLGKKCALITDGRFSGGSSGLSIGHISPEAANGGVIGLVQDGDQILIDVRERALQLLVDDDVLAERRAKMDAAEHPWQPVSRRRPVTGALRAYARLATSASHGAVRDVSK from the coding sequence ATGCCCCAGTTGCGCTCCCGCACCACCACGCACGGACGGAACGCCGCAGGCGCCCGGTCGTTGTGGCGTGCCACCGGCATGACCGACGACGACTTCGGCAAGCCGATCGTGGCCATCGCCAACTCCTACACCCAGTTCGTGCCCGGTCACGTGCACCTCCGCGACCTCGGGGACGTGGTGGCCGAGAAGATCCGCGAAGAAGGCGGCGTGCCGCGGGAGTTCCACACGATCGCGGTGGACGACGGCATCGCCATGGGCCACAGCGGAATGCTCTACTCGCTGCCCTCGCGCGAACTGATCGCCGACTCGGTGGAGTACATGGTCAACGCCCACCAGGCGGACGCGCTGGTGTGCATCTCGAACTGCGACAAGATCACTCCGGGCATGCTCAACGCCGCGATGCGGCTCAACGTGCCGACGGTGTTCGTCTCCGGCGGGCCGATGGAGGCAGGAAAGGCCGTGGTCGTGGAGGGCGTCGCGCAGGCGCCGACCGACCTGATCACCACGATCTCCGCTTCGGCGAACGCCGCCGTGGACGAGGACGGGCTCAGCGAGGTCGAACGCTCCGCCTGCCCGACCTGCGGTTCGTGTTCGGGCATGTTCACCGCGAACTCGATGAACTGCCTCACCGAGGCGCTGGGCCTCGCGCTGCCTGGCAACGGTTCGACGCTGGCCACCCACGCCCTGCGCCGCGAGCTGTTCGAGGACGCCGGACGCACCGTCGTGCGCATCTCCAAGCGCTGGTACCAGGAGGACGACGACTCGGTCCTGCCGCGTTCGGTGGCGAACAAGAAGGCCTTCGAGAACGCGATGGCGCTGGACATGGCGATGGGCGGCTCGACGAACACCGTGCTGCACACGCTGGCCGCCGCGCGCGAAGGCGAGATCGACTTCGAGCTGGAGGACATCGAGCGGATCAGCCGCCAGGTGCCGTGCCTGTCGAAGGTCGCGCCGAACTCCGATTACCACATGGAGGACGTGCACCGGGCGGGCGGCATCTCAGCGATCATGGGTGAGCTGGATCGCGCCGGACTGCTGCACCGCGACGTGTCCTCGGTGCACAGCGGGAGCCTCACGGAGTGGCTGTCGAGCTGGGACGTGCGCGGCGAGTCGCCCTCGCAGCAGGCGCTCGACCTGTTCCACGCCGCCCCCGGCGGAGTGCGCACCACGCAGGCGTTCTCCACCGAGAACGTCTGGTCCTCGCTGGACACCGATGCGGCGGACGGCTGCATCCGCGACTTCGAGCACGCCTACACCGCCGACGGCGGGCTGGCGGTGCTGCGCGGCAACCTCGCCGAGGACGGCGCGGTCGTGAAGACCGCAGGTGTCGAGGAGGAGCTCTGGCACTTCCAGGGTCCCGCGCGGGTGCTGGAGAGCCAGGAACAGGCCGTGGCCGCGATCCTGCAGAAGCAGATCGAGCCCGGCGACGTGCTGGTGATCCGCTACGAAGGTCCCGCGGGCGGCCCCGGAATGCAGGAGATGCTGCACCCGACGGCGTTCCTGAAGGGCTCCGGGCTGGGCAAGAAGTGCGCGCTGATCACCGACGGCCGGTTCTCCGGCGGTTCCTCCGGGCTGTCCATCGGGCACATCTCGCCGGAGGCGGCGAACGGCGGCGTGATCGGCCTGGTGCAGGACGGCGACCAGATCCTCATCGACGTCCGCGAACGCGCCCTGCAGCTGCTCGTCGACGACGACGTGCTGGCGGAGCGGCGCGCGAAGATGGACGCCGCCGAGCACCCGTGGCAGCCGGTGTCCCGGCGGCGCCCGGTGACCGGCGCGCTGCGGGCCTACGCGCGGCTGGCCACGTCGGCTTCGCACGGCGCGGTCCGCGACGTGTCGAAATGA
- a CDS encoding PH domain-containing protein: MSESPAASERPGENDAEQETGRSGTDSAPAEPGAPDAADSERAEAEGTREVSKSEEHGTTGTATRDASDLPEETRADAAETAEATASAPNTAETPAAPAADKSSAGRAKSLPNSLTFQLTRTSLLAVMTVAICVTPIAFAQPFPLLLPSYLIPLALAYVITRPRTVVTAEHVTTRGLIGTTRFGWDELSSVRLNENRWVRAVLTSGKEVVLPAIRVRDLARLAELSGGRLPDPSAEPPQEDAAATTPQQPTDAEEPDRPENDRTTSETPETGTNPA; this comes from the coding sequence GTGAGCGAGTCCCCAGCGGCATCGGAACGGCCCGGCGAGAACGACGCCGAGCAGGAGACCGGCCGCTCCGGCACCGACTCCGCCCCGGCGGAACCCGGCGCCCCGGATGCGGCGGACTCGGAACGCGCAGAGGCAGAGGGGACCCGCGAAGTGAGCAAGTCCGAGGAGCACGGCACGACCGGCACGGCGACCCGAGACGCCTCGGACCTGCCCGAAGAAACCCGGGCCGACGCGGCGGAAACGGCCGAGGCGACGGCTTCCGCGCCGAACACCGCCGAGACTCCCGCCGCCCCGGCCGCGGACAAGTCCAGCGCCGGGCGCGCGAAGTCCCTGCCGAACTCGTTGACGTTCCAGCTCACCCGAACCTCGCTGCTGGCGGTCATGACGGTGGCGATCTGCGTGACGCCGATCGCGTTCGCGCAGCCGTTCCCGCTGCTGCTGCCCTCGTACCTGATTCCGCTGGCGCTGGCGTACGTGATCACGCGTCCGCGGACCGTGGTGACGGCCGAGCACGTCACCACCCGCGGCCTGATCGGCACCACCCGGTTCGGCTGGGACGAGCTCTCCTCGGTGCGGTTGAACGAGAACCGCTGGGTGCGGGCGGTGCTCACTTCCGGCAAGGAGGTCGTGCTCCCCGCGATCCGGGTGCGCGACCTGGCCCGGCTCGCCGAGCTCAGCGGCGGCCGACTCCCGGACCCGAGCGCCGAACCGCCGCAGGAAGACGCAGCGGCGACCACCCCGCAACAGCCGACCGACGCGGAAGAACCGGACCGGCCCGAGAACGACCGGACAACGTCCGAGACGCCCGAGACCGGCACGAATCCCGCCTAG
- a CDS encoding acetolactate synthase large subunit: protein MTSAHTRQSPVPAPPPGHRSKPAPPSDAPVQVTGAQSLVRSLESVGAEIVFGIPGGTILPAYDPLLDSTNVRHVLVRHEQGAGHAATGYAQATGKVGVCMATSGPGATNLVTALADAQMDSVPIVAITGQQATNLIGTDAFQEADICGITLPITKHNFLVTKAEDIPRTIAEAFYIAASGRPGPVLVDIPKDVQQTATSFSWPPEMKLPGYRPTSKPHGKQVREAAKLITAAQRPVLYVGGGVLKAEATEQLRKLAEATNIPVVTTLMARGAFPDSHPLNLGMPGMHGKVAAVAAMQRSDLLITLGARFDDRVTGQLSSFAPDAKVVHADIDPAEISKNRNADVPIVGDCKEVITELIDAVATATGESGTADLGPWWTQLSTWRDTFPLGYEWPADGSLAPEYVIERLGALAGPEAVYAAGVGQHQMWAAQFVSYEKPRTWLNSGGLGTMGYAVPAAMGAKAGVPDAQVWAIDGDGCFQMTNQELATCAIEELPIKVAVINNGNLGMVRQWQSLFYAERYSHSDLGTHKHRIPDFKLLAEALGCAGLRCESREDVDSVIQRAMEINDRPVVIDFVVGKDSQVWPMVAAGTGNDEIMAARGIRPLFDEDEG from the coding sequence ATGACCAGCGCCCACACCAGGCAGAGCCCGGTCCCGGCACCGCCGCCGGGACACCGTTCCAAGCCAGCACCGCCCAGCGACGCCCCAGTGCAGGTCACGGGCGCGCAGTCGCTCGTCCGGTCGTTGGAGTCCGTCGGCGCCGAGATCGTCTTCGGTATTCCCGGCGGCACCATCCTGCCTGCCTACGACCCGCTGCTGGACTCCACGAACGTCCGGCACGTCCTCGTTCGCCACGAACAGGGCGCCGGGCACGCGGCCACCGGATACGCCCAGGCCACCGGGAAGGTCGGTGTGTGCATGGCGACCTCCGGTCCCGGCGCGACGAACCTGGTCACGGCGTTGGCCGACGCGCAGATGGACTCGGTGCCGATCGTCGCGATCACCGGTCAGCAGGCCACCAACCTGATCGGCACCGACGCCTTCCAGGAAGCCGACATCTGCGGCATCACGCTGCCGATCACCAAGCACAACTTCCTGGTCACCAAGGCCGAGGACATCCCGCGCACCATCGCCGAGGCGTTCTACATCGCCGCCTCCGGACGTCCCGGCCCGGTGCTGGTGGACATCCCGAAGGACGTCCAGCAGACCGCGACCTCGTTCTCCTGGCCGCCGGAGATGAAGCTGCCCGGCTACCGCCCCACCAGCAAGCCGCACGGCAAGCAGGTGCGCGAAGCCGCGAAGCTGATCACCGCGGCGCAGCGGCCGGTGCTCTACGTCGGTGGTGGCGTGCTCAAGGCCGAAGCGACCGAGCAGCTGCGCAAGCTCGCCGAGGCCACGAACATCCCCGTCGTCACGACCCTGATGGCGCGCGGCGCGTTCCCCGACTCGCACCCGCTGAACCTGGGCATGCCCGGCATGCACGGCAAGGTCGCCGCCGTCGCCGCGATGCAGCGTTCCGACCTGCTGATCACGCTCGGCGCCCGGTTCGACGACCGGGTCACCGGCCAGCTGTCCTCGTTCGCACCGGACGCGAAGGTCGTGCACGCCGACATCGACCCGGCGGAGATCTCCAAGAACCGCAACGCGGACGTGCCGATCGTCGGTGACTGCAAAGAGGTCATCACCGAGCTCATCGACGCCGTCGCCACCGCCACCGGCGAGAGCGGCACCGCCGACCTGGGGCCGTGGTGGACGCAGCTGAGCACCTGGCGCGACACGTTCCCGCTGGGCTACGAGTGGCCCGCGGACGGCAGCCTCGCTCCGGAGTACGTCATCGAACGGCTCGGCGCGCTCGCCGGTCCGGAAGCCGTGTACGCGGCGGGCGTCGGCCAGCACCAGATGTGGGCGGCCCAGTTCGTCAGCTACGAGAAGCCGCGGACCTGGCTCAACTCCGGCGGTCTCGGGACCATGGGCTATGCGGTTCCGGCCGCGATGGGCGCCAAGGCCGGGGTGCCGGACGCGCAGGTCTGGGCCATCGACGGCGACGGTTGCTTCCAGATGACCAATCAGGAACTCGCCACCTGCGCCATCGAGGAACTGCCGATCAAGGTCGCCGTCATCAACAACGGCAACCTCGGTATGGTCCGGCAGTGGCAGAGCCTGTTCTACGCCGAGCGCTACTCACACAGTGACCTCGGTACCCACAAGCACCGCATCCCCGACTTCAAACTGCTCGCCGAGGCGCTCGGCTGCGCGGGCCTGCGGTGCGAGTCCCGCGAGGACGTCGACAGCGTCATCCAGCGGGCGATGGAGATCAACGACCGACCCGTCGTGATCGACTTCGTGGTGGGCAAGGACTCCCAGGTGTGGCCGATGGTGGCCGCGGGCACCGGCAACGACGAGATCATGGCGGCGCGCGGAATCCGCCCGCTGTTCGACGAGGACGAGGGGTGA
- the ilvN gene encoding acetolactate synthase small subunit, whose protein sequence is MSRHTLSVLVENVPGALARVSGLFSRRSFNIESLAVGPTEHPEISRMTIVVAVSDQPLEQVTKQLNKLVNVIKIVELEPEVAVQRELLLVKVRADASVRSQVLETVQLFRAKVVDVSPEALTVEATGDGEKLNALLRMLEPYGIREMVQSGSIAIGRGPRSITATAVR, encoded by the coding sequence ATGAGCCGACACACGCTGAGCGTGCTGGTGGAGAACGTGCCGGGTGCGCTCGCCCGCGTCTCGGGACTGTTCTCGCGCCGCAGCTTCAACATCGAGTCACTGGCCGTCGGGCCGACCGAGCACCCGGAGATCTCCCGGATGACGATCGTGGTCGCGGTCAGCGATCAGCCCCTCGAACAGGTCACCAAGCAGCTCAACAAATTGGTCAACGTGATCAAGATCGTGGAGCTGGAGCCGGAGGTCGCGGTGCAGCGCGAACTGCTGCTGGTGAAGGTCCGCGCGGACGCTTCGGTGCGCAGCCAGGTCCTGGAGACCGTGCAGCTGTTCCGGGCCAAGGTCGTCGACGTCTCCCCGGAGGCGCTGACCGTCGAGGCCACCGGCGACGGCGAAAAGCTCAACGCGCTGCTGCGCATGCTGGAGCCCTACGGTATCCGGGAGATGGTGCAGTCGGGGTCGATCGCCATCGGCCGCGGCCCCCGCTCCATCACCGCCACCGCGGTCCGCTGA
- the ilvC gene encoding ketol-acid reductoisomerase, which produces MATEIFYDADADLSIVQGRKVAIIGYGSQGHAHALSLRDSGVDVRIGLPESSKSRAKAEEEGLRVLTPAEASAEADLIMILAPDTKQREIYANDVAPNLKGGDAIFFGHGFNIRYGLIQPPSDVDVAMVAPKGPGHLVRRQFVDGKGVPCLIAIEQDSSGSAQALALSYAAGIGGARAGVIKTTFKEETETDLFGEQAVLCGGASALVQTGFEVLVEAGYQPEIAYFEVLHELKLIVDLMWEGGIAGQRYSCSDTAEYGDLTRGPRVVDAHVKESMQKILGEIQDGTFAKEWVAEDEAGRPNFNKLQQAGNDHQIEEVGKKLRALMSWTGK; this is translated from the coding sequence ATGGCAACTGAGATCTTCTACGACGCCGACGCCGACCTGAGCATCGTCCAGGGCCGCAAGGTCGCGATCATCGGCTACGGCAGCCAGGGCCACGCGCACGCGCTGAGCCTGCGCGACTCCGGTGTGGACGTGCGCATCGGCCTGCCGGAGTCGTCGAAGTCCCGCGCCAAGGCCGAAGAAGAGGGCCTGCGGGTGCTCACCCCGGCCGAGGCCTCCGCCGAAGCCGACCTGATCATGATCCTGGCGCCGGACACCAAGCAGCGCGAGATCTACGCCAACGACGTCGCCCCGAACCTCAAGGGCGGCGACGCGATCTTCTTCGGGCACGGCTTCAACATCCGCTACGGCCTGATCCAGCCGCCGTCGGACGTCGACGTGGCGATGGTCGCCCCCAAGGGGCCCGGCCACCTGGTGCGTCGTCAGTTCGTCGACGGCAAGGGCGTGCCGTGTCTGATCGCCATCGAGCAGGACTCCTCCGGCAGCGCGCAGGCGCTGGCGCTGTCCTACGCCGCGGGCATCGGCGGCGCGCGGGCCGGCGTCATCAAGACGACCTTCAAGGAAGAGACCGAGACCGACCTGTTCGGCGAGCAGGCCGTGCTCTGCGGTGGCGCCAGCGCGCTGGTGCAGACCGGGTTCGAGGTCCTCGTCGAGGCCGGCTACCAGCCCGAGATCGCCTACTTCGAGGTGCTGCACGAGCTGAAGCTGATCGTGGACCTGATGTGGGAGGGCGGCATCGCCGGGCAGCGCTACTCCTGCTCCGACACCGCCGAGTACGGCGACCTCACCCGTGGCCCGCGCGTCGTCGACGCGCACGTCAAGGAGTCCATGCAGAAGATCCTGGGCGAGATCCAGGACGGCACCTTCGCGAAGGAATGGGTCGCCGAGGACGAGGCGGGCCGCCCGAACTTCAACAAGCTCCAGCAGGCGGGCAACGACCACCAGATCGAAGAGGTCGGCAAGAAGCTGCGCGCGCTGATGTCCTGGACCGGCAAGTGA
- a CDS encoding LysR family transcriptional regulator → MELRYLRCLVAIVDTGTFTDAAIELGVSQAAISRTLLSLERALGVRLLHRTSRTCTPTTAGVQVLARARHLLAEVDDLVREATTGHTRLRIGHAWSAMGTHTSEFQRRWAQRHPEVELLLVRTNTQTGGLAEGACDLAVVRVGIDADRYAHATVGHERRYCALAADDPWARRRSLTLDEIRRRVLIVDRRTGTTTADLWPPDDRPELEYTHEIDDWLAAISTGRCVGITPQSTITQYRRDGIVYRPVRDAAPVPVRLIWRRHDPHPATSAAVALLTELYGEGRPPRRSPQR, encoded by the coding sequence GTGGAGCTGCGGTATCTGCGCTGCCTGGTCGCGATCGTGGACACCGGCACGTTCACCGACGCCGCAATCGAGCTCGGCGTCTCGCAGGCGGCGATCTCGCGCACGCTGCTGTCGCTGGAGCGGGCGCTCGGCGTGCGATTGCTGCACCGCACGAGCCGCACCTGCACTCCGACCACGGCGGGCGTGCAGGTCCTCGCCCGCGCCCGGCACCTGCTCGCGGAGGTCGACGATCTGGTCCGCGAGGCCACCACCGGCCACACTCGGCTGCGCATCGGCCACGCCTGGTCGGCGATGGGCACGCACACCAGTGAGTTCCAGCGCCGCTGGGCGCAACGCCATCCCGAGGTCGAGCTCCTGCTGGTCCGCACCAACACGCAGACCGGTGGTCTCGCCGAGGGCGCGTGCGATCTGGCCGTGGTGCGCGTCGGCATCGACGCCGACCGCTACGCCCACGCGACCGTCGGGCACGAGCGCCGCTACTGCGCGCTGGCCGCCGATGATCCGTGGGCGCGGCGCCGTTCCCTGACGCTGGACGAGATCCGGCGGCGCGTGCTCATCGTCGATCGCCGCACCGGCACCACCACCGCGGACCTGTGGCCGCCCGACGATCGCCCGGAGCTGGAGTACACCCACGAGATCGACGACTGGCTGGCCGCGATCTCCACCGGCCGCTGCGTCGGCATCACGCCGCAGAGCACCATCACCCAGTACCGCCGCGACGGCATCGTCTACCGCCCGGTCCGCGACGCCGCCCCGGTGCCCGTCCGCCTCATCTGGCGCCGCCACGACCCCCACCCCGCCACCTCAGCCGCAGTAGCCCTCCTCACCGAGCTCTACGGCGAAGGCCGCCCTCCCCGCCGATCACCTCAGAGGTGA
- a CDS encoding DMT family transporter has translation MTTRVRHPGIPGAERGSAGRGAAEPEFHGSGSGEQATSEQGSSGTGPAGSGTDAGTGRAAGMALMLGDGLSNQLGAATGALAFPVIGPAGVVAVRQWVAGVVLLLAGRPRFRSFTARQWWPVLGLAGVFATMNLSLYTAIDHIGLGLAVTLEFLGPLAVALIASRRMLDLGCALAAAAAVVVLVRPQPSTDYPGIALALLAAVCWGCYILLNRTVGRRVPGLQGSAAAAAVSAVAYLPIGVLVLAQHPPTAAALCFAVIAGVLSSVVPFLADLLALRRVPAQFFGVFMSVNPVLAALVGAVVLGQRPGWPEWAAIVVIVAANATATLASPRRTSCAEAGSRPLSSEG, from the coding sequence ATGACGACGCGAGTGCGGCATCCGGGAATTCCCGGCGCCGAACGGGGAAGCGCTGGACGGGGAGCTGCCGAGCCGGAATTCCACGGATCGGGCAGCGGCGAGCAAGCCACTTCCGAACAGGGATCTTCGGGAACAGGACCCGCTGGATCCGGGACCGATGCCGGTACCGGCCGGGCCGCGGGGATGGCGCTGATGTTGGGCGACGGATTGTCCAACCAGCTCGGCGCCGCGACCGGTGCGCTCGCGTTCCCCGTGATCGGCCCGGCGGGCGTCGTGGCGGTGCGGCAGTGGGTCGCGGGCGTCGTGCTGCTGCTGGCCGGACGTCCCCGGTTCCGCTCGTTCACCGCCCGCCAGTGGTGGCCCGTGCTGGGCCTGGCCGGGGTGTTCGCCACGATGAACCTGTCGCTCTACACCGCGATCGACCACATCGGCTTGGGGCTCGCGGTCACGCTGGAGTTCCTCGGCCCGCTGGCGGTGGCGCTGATCGCCTCCCGGCGGATGCTCGACCTCGGCTGCGCGCTCGCCGCGGCGGCGGCCGTCGTGGTGCTCGTCCGGCCGCAGCCGAGCACCGACTACCCGGGCATCGCGCTGGCGCTGCTGGCCGCGGTGTGCTGGGGCTGCTACATCCTGCTCAACCGCACCGTGGGGCGGCGGGTGCCCGGTCTGCAGGGCTCGGCCGCCGCGGCCGCGGTGAGCGCGGTGGCGTACCTGCCGATCGGCGTCCTGGTGCTCGCGCAGCATCCGCCGACCGCGGCCGCGCTCTGCTTCGCCGTCATCGCGGGAGTGCTGTCGTCGGTCGTGCCGTTCCTGGCCGATCTGCTCGCGCTGCGCCGCGTCCCCGCGCAGTTCTTCGGGGTGTTCATGAGCGTCAACCCGGTGCTGGCCGCCCTGGTCGGAGCCGTGGTGCTGGGGCAGCGGCCGGGCTGGCCGGAGTGGGCCGCGATCGTGGTCATCGTCGCCGCGAACGCCACCGCGACGCTGGCATCGCCGCGACGCACTTCCTGCGCGGAGGCGGGTTCCCGGCCGCTGAGCAGCGAGGGGTGA
- a CDS encoding DUF397 domain-containing protein, whose translation MSEETSTTVDEPVDDKAHIRHKLDFTDAEWITSTEDDDEPGVEIAFVDGYIGMRNGAEPEGPVLVFTPEEWDAFVAGAKDGEFDEP comes from the coding sequence GTGAGCGAAGAGACCAGTACGACAGTGGACGAACCGGTGGACGACAAGGCGCACATCCGGCACAAGCTGGACTTCACCGACGCGGAATGGATCACCAGCACCGAGGACGACGACGAACCGGGCGTGGAGATCGCCTTCGTCGACGGTTACATCGGCATGCGCAACGGTGCCGAACCCGAAGGCCCGGTCCTCGTTTTCACTCCCGAGGAATGGGACGCTTTCGTCGCCGGAGCCAAGGACGGCGAGTTCGACGAGCCGTGA